In Streptomyces sp. NBC_01426, one genomic interval encodes:
- a CDS encoding PrsW family intramembrane metalloprotease, producing MYRALADVLARPSGRARACVLVVLLAVPGVAILELVREQTGTPGFLVGFGLALLPVPPLMAAFRWSGRAAPGPWRQSLFCFGWGAWTAALIAILANSFATQWIAAATADPTDADQLGSVAIAPVVEESAKAAALVLVLVFRRHRLAGPADGFVLAGFTATGFAFTENILYLGNAFDDDLSSGTGVLDSLTAATFFVRIVLSPFAHPLFTVLTGLGLGAGLLRSRRSARIGLPLLGLACAMALHALWNSSSEFGEYGFYVVYGCVMVPAFGLLLWLAVRTRRRLLRAVAAELAVYAAAGWLGRAEVPALASMPARSLARALARRSGGRAAGRTVARYQSDAAALALLRHRARRGGPGREPDFARRERELLGRMWLRRATAAPALARAAVMEDLLPPWFDPVPASGRTTLTAVPAPRRVEERRPAADVRR from the coding sequence GTGTATCGAGCGCTCGCGGATGTGCTCGCACGTCCGTCGGGCCGCGCCCGTGCGTGCGTGCTCGTCGTGCTGCTCGCCGTGCCCGGGGTCGCGATCCTCGAACTCGTCCGGGAGCAGACCGGCACACCCGGTTTCCTCGTGGGGTTCGGTCTCGCCCTGCTGCCGGTGCCGCCGCTCATGGCGGCGTTCCGGTGGTCGGGGCGGGCCGCGCCCGGGCCGTGGCGGCAGTCGCTGTTCTGCTTCGGCTGGGGGGCCTGGACCGCGGCGCTGATCGCCATACTGGCCAACAGCTTCGCCACCCAGTGGATCGCCGCGGCCACCGCCGACCCCACCGACGCCGATCAGCTCGGCTCGGTGGCCATCGCCCCGGTCGTCGAGGAGAGCGCCAAGGCGGCCGCGCTGGTGCTGGTGCTCGTCTTCCGAAGACACCGGCTCGCCGGGCCGGCCGACGGCTTCGTGCTCGCCGGGTTCACCGCCACGGGCTTCGCCTTCACCGAGAACATCCTGTACCTGGGCAACGCCTTCGACGACGACCTGTCCAGCGGCACCGGCGTGCTCGACTCCCTCACGGCGGCGACCTTCTTCGTACGGATCGTCCTGTCGCCCTTCGCGCACCCGCTGTTCACGGTGCTCACCGGCCTCGGTCTCGGCGCCGGGCTGCTGCGCTCGCGCCGGTCGGCGCGGATCGGGCTGCCGCTGCTCGGGCTGGCCTGCGCGATGGCCCTGCACGCGCTGTGGAACAGCTCGTCCGAGTTCGGGGAGTACGGGTTCTACGTGGTCTACGGCTGCGTGATGGTCCCGGCGTTCGGGCTGCTGCTGTGGCTCGCCGTGCGGACCCGGCGTCGACTGCTGCGGGCCGTCGCCGCCGAACTCGCGGTGTACGCCGCCGCCGGCTGGCTCGGTCGGGCGGAGGTACCGGCCCTGGCGTCGATGCCGGCCCGGTCGCTGGCCCGCGCCCTGGCCCGGCGCAGCGGTGGCCGCGCGGCCGGCAGGACCGTCGCCCGGTACCAGTCGGACGCCGCCGCGCTCGCCCTGCTGCGCCACCGCGCCCGCCGGGGCGGCCCGGGCCGGGAGCCGGACTTCGCCCGGCGGGAGCGGGAGTTGCTCGGAAGGATGTGGTTGCGCCGGGCCACGGCGGCGCCCGCCCTCGCGCGGGCGGCGGTGATGGAGGACCTGCTTCCGCCGTGGTTCGACCCGGTCCCGGCCTCGGGCCGGACCACGCTGACCGCGGTACCGGCGCCGCGGCGCGTGGAGGAGAGGCGGCCCGCGGCCGACGTCAGGCGCTGA
- a CDS encoding asparagine synthase-related protein, whose translation MRWLVGWSSIAASFGTAGRVSGQGVSGSAYGSSHRPGADGPPYGTAYADPPQGGIADAAHPDDPAAQDAERTVQPVGAQLLWGDPDPLWAVGDWRPDEIRTVTADPADPFTRLAVLGCCGATDAELRRALYAARGGALRHLTQWSGSYTAVVQAGRRITVLGDLAGARPVFYTPWAGGTAYATAALPLADLIEAQLDIGHLAALLACPDSPEALGDGTPYVGVRRIPPGHTLILREGSREITGYESVASLAVAAPEADPERAVEGVREALVDAVRARLTAPRHAPDTLLPDPGPVPGMGPADRRAARGAPAPGVGADLSGGSASATLALLAAGLPGSPGSVLRQSGERLLAVTFNDLATPQGREGELERAHAIAADPRLHHVVVAAAEEALPYAELDGPLTDEPGPSLVFAARERRRLAAGSADHFTGHGARQVLDAHPARLADLLMDRRRRHLLRPVAALARSAAGESLFVPLTVYSAARRLARTPYRAGMEAAAARLRDGAPSAGALTPVDASLAALTWSRPGPAAGWLTGEALAEVAIRLTAAAGRPPLSLRPGEARARAVLARHAADHRVFEQAVEVRSQRLHAPFLDNQVVRAARALPESLRVQPGARATILRSVLSSAGVRELPPGWGVTAHAPNETATRLGLRTALPDLLALFATPLLADAGLIEARVVRQALLDAADGRPVPLDGLAELVSMELWLHRLLARRGTCWTGTTAPRRRAVPTGIPHRRPALS comes from the coding sequence GTGCGCTGGTTGGTCGGGTGGAGCAGTATCGCCGCGAGCTTCGGCACGGCCGGACGCGTCTCCGGCCAGGGCGTTTCCGGTTCCGCGTACGGGTCCTCGCACCGACCCGGCGCCGACGGCCCCCCGTACGGAACCGCCTACGCGGACCCCCCGCAGGGCGGCATCGCCGACGCGGCCCACCCCGACGACCCCGCCGCCCAGGACGCCGAACGCACCGTCCAACCCGTCGGCGCCCAACTCCTGTGGGGCGACCCCGACCCCCTCTGGGCCGTCGGGGACTGGCGCCCCGACGAGATCCGCACCGTCACCGCCGACCCCGCCGACCCCTTCACCCGGCTCGCCGTCCTCGGCTGCTGCGGAGCCACCGACGCCGAACTGCGCCGCGCCCTGTACGCCGCCCGCGGCGGCGCCCTGCGCCACCTCACCCAGTGGTCCGGCAGCTACACGGCCGTCGTCCAGGCCGGCCGCCGCATCACCGTCCTCGGCGACCTCGCCGGCGCCCGCCCCGTCTTCTACACGCCCTGGGCGGGCGGCACCGCGTACGCCACCGCCGCGCTCCCGCTCGCCGACCTCATCGAGGCGCAGCTCGACATCGGCCACCTCGCCGCCCTCCTGGCCTGCCCCGACAGCCCCGAGGCACTGGGCGACGGCACACCGTACGTCGGCGTTCGACGCATCCCGCCCGGCCACACCCTGATCCTGCGCGAGGGCTCCCGCGAGATCACCGGCTACGAATCCGTGGCCTCCCTCGCCGTGGCCGCCCCCGAAGCCGACCCCGAGCGCGCCGTGGAGGGCGTGCGCGAAGCATTGGTCGACGCGGTGCGCGCCCGGCTCACGGCGCCCCGCCATGCCCCCGACACCCTGCTCCCCGACCCCGGCCCCGTGCCCGGAATGGGACCCGCCGACCGCCGCGCCGCCCGCGGCGCCCCCGCACCGGGCGTCGGCGCCGACCTCTCCGGCGGCAGCGCCTCCGCGACCCTCGCCCTCCTCGCCGCCGGCCTCCCCGGCTCCCCGGGCTCCGTTCTGCGGCAATCCGGCGAACGCCTCCTCGCCGTCACCTTCAACGACCTCGCCACCCCCCAGGGTCGCGAGGGCGAACTCGAACGCGCCCACGCCATCGCCGCCGACCCCCGCCTCCACCACGTCGTCGTCGCCGCCGCCGAGGAAGCCCTCCCGTACGCCGAACTCGACGGCCCGCTCACCGACGAACCCGGCCCCTCCCTCGTCTTCGCCGCCCGCGAACGCCGCAGACTCGCCGCCGGCTCCGCCGACCACTTCACCGGCCACGGAGCCCGCCAGGTCCTCGACGCCCACCCCGCCCGCCTCGCCGACCTCCTGATGGACCGCCGCAGACGCCACCTCCTGCGCCCCGTCGCCGCCCTCGCCCGCTCCGCCGCCGGCGAGTCCCTGTTCGTCCCGCTCACCGTCTACTCCGCCGCCCGCCGCCTCGCCCGCACCCCGTACCGCGCGGGCATGGAAGCCGCCGCCGCCCGACTGCGCGACGGAGCCCCCTCGGCCGGCGCGCTCACCCCCGTCGACGCCTCCCTCGCCGCCCTGACCTGGTCCCGCCCCGGCCCCGCCGCGGGCTGGCTCACCGGCGAAGCCCTCGCCGAGGTCGCGATCCGACTCACCGCCGCCGCGGGACGCCCACCCCTGTCCCTGCGCCCCGGCGAGGCCCGCGCCCGCGCCGTCCTCGCCCGACACGCCGCCGACCACCGGGTCTTCGAGCAGGCCGTCGAGGTACGCAGCCAACGCCTGCACGCCCCGTTCCTCGACAACCAGGTCGTACGGGCCGCCCGCGCCCTCCCCGAGTCCCTGCGCGTCCAACCCGGCGCCCGCGCCACGATCCTGCGCAGCGTCCTGTCCTCCGCCGGAGTACGCGAACTCCCGCCCGGCTGGGGCGTCACCGCCCACGCCCCCAACGAGACCGCGACCCGACTCGGCCTGCGCACCGCCCTGCCCGACCTGCTCGCCCTCTTCGCCACCCCCCTGCTGGCGGACGCGGGCCTGATCGAGGCCCGCGTCGTCCGCCAGGCCCTGCTCGACGCGGCCGACGGCCGGCCGGTCCCGCTGGACGGACTCGCCGAACTCGTCTCGATGGAACTGTGGCTCCACCGCCTCCTCGCCCGCCGCGGCACCTGCTGGACGGGCACCACCGCCCCCCGCCGCCGCGCCGTCCCCACAGGCATCCCCCACCGCCGCCCAGCCCTCTCCTGA
- the trmB gene encoding tRNA (guanosine(46)-N7)-methyltransferase TrmB, translated as MNPQSPSAPEGGATYTPPKWRTEPRFPDGPAPDPAGSHHERRIRSFQPRRSRVTTGQGEALKRLWGTWGLDIDGHEVLDLKAMFDGLPVVLEIGFGMGEATAQMAAADPDTGILAADVHTPGQGNLLALAERGGMTNVRVANGDAIILLREMLPPDSLAGLRVYFPDPWPKARHHKRRLIQPEFLDLAATRLAPGAVLHCATDWEPYAEQMLEVLTAHPRFENTRADGGYAPRPDFRPLTRFEGQGLDKGHVVHDLLFRRSEN; from the coding sequence ATGAATCCCCAGTCGCCGAGCGCCCCCGAGGGCGGCGCCACGTACACGCCTCCCAAGTGGCGCACCGAGCCCCGCTTCCCGGACGGGCCCGCGCCCGACCCGGCGGGCTCGCACCACGAGCGCCGGATCCGCAGCTTCCAGCCGCGCCGCAGCCGGGTGACCACCGGGCAGGGCGAGGCCTTGAAACGGCTCTGGGGCACCTGGGGGTTGGACATCGACGGGCACGAGGTCCTCGACCTCAAGGCGATGTTCGACGGGCTGCCGGTGGTCCTGGAGATCGGCTTCGGGATGGGCGAGGCGACCGCGCAGATGGCCGCCGCCGACCCGGACACCGGGATCCTCGCCGCCGACGTGCACACCCCCGGCCAGGGCAACCTGCTCGCGCTCGCCGAGCGGGGCGGCATGACCAACGTCCGCGTCGCCAACGGCGACGCGATCATCCTGCTCCGCGAGATGCTGCCGCCGGACTCCCTCGCCGGGCTGCGCGTGTACTTCCCGGACCCCTGGCCCAAGGCCCGCCACCACAAGCGGCGCCTGATCCAGCCCGAGTTCCTCGATCTGGCCGCCACCCGCCTGGCGCCCGGCGCGGTGCTGCACTGCGCGACCGACTGGGAGCCGTACGCCGAGCAGATGCTCGAAGTCCTCACCGCGCACCCGCGGTTCGAGAACACCCGGGCGGACGGCGGCTACGCGCCCCGCCCCGACTTCCGACCGCTCACCCGCTTCGAGGGCCAGGGCCTCGACAAGGGGCACGTCGTACACGACTTGCTCTTCCGTCGCTCGGAGAACTGA
- a CDS encoding M23 family metallopeptidase, producing MASNSPAQDGVYIQESPTAGAWGEWNPTEDSARPLRGKHRVLKPRGGLARSSTVLGVGVIAAVGAGGIATAQDRPQVAITMPSFPDLLGDDDHASGAADETVQAARTASIPQQVGGGERTQGQADAGEALLNRILQQAETRAHDDDARLRADAERAAQEAAAQEAKAKREAAEKAAAEKAEQAEKAEKARAAAEKAAAEAAAAAKAEAERPAQASGDFVLPTSAYTLTSHYGDSGSMWSSGHHTGLDFAAPTGTPVKAVGSGKITSAGYSGAYGYRIVLQLDDGTEIWYCHLSSMSVTSGSVGAGDTIGRVGATGNVTGAHLHLEVRQGGSTMDPLAWLNSKGLNV from the coding sequence GTGGCCTCCAACTCGCCTGCCCAAGACGGCGTCTACATCCAGGAGTCGCCCACGGCGGGCGCCTGGGGCGAGTGGAACCCGACCGAGGACTCGGCCCGGCCGCTCCGCGGCAAGCACCGCGTCCTCAAGCCGCGCGGCGGACTGGCCCGCAGCTCGACCGTGCTCGGTGTCGGCGTCATCGCCGCCGTCGGCGCGGGCGGCATAGCCACCGCGCAGGACCGCCCCCAAGTGGCCATCACCATGCCCTCGTTCCCCGATCTGTTGGGCGACGACGACCACGCCTCCGGCGCCGCGGACGAGACCGTGCAGGCCGCGCGGACCGCGAGCATCCCGCAGCAGGTCGGCGGGGGAGAGCGGACCCAGGGCCAGGCCGACGCCGGCGAGGCGCTGCTGAACCGCATCCTCCAGCAGGCGGAGACCCGGGCGCACGACGACGACGCCCGACTCAGGGCGGACGCCGAGCGCGCCGCGCAGGAAGCCGCCGCCCAGGAGGCCAAGGCCAAGCGGGAGGCGGCCGAGAAGGCGGCCGCCGAGAAGGCGGAGCAGGCCGAGAAGGCCGAGAAGGCCCGGGCCGCGGCGGAGAAGGCGGCCGCCGAAGCCGCCGCGGCGGCCAAGGCCGAGGCGGAACGCCCCGCGCAGGCCTCCGGCGACTTCGTCCTGCCGACCTCCGCCTACACGCTCACCTCGCACTACGGCGACTCCGGCTCCATGTGGTCCTCCGGCCACCACACCGGTCTCGACTTCGCGGCCCCCACCGGCACCCCGGTCAAGGCCGTGGGCAGCGGGAAGATCACCTCGGCCGGCTACTCCGGGGCGTACGGCTACCGGATCGTGCTCCAGCTCGATGACGGCACCGAGATCTGGTACTGCCACCTGTCCTCGATGTCGGTGACCTCCGGGTCCGTGGGCGCGGGCGACACCATCGGCCGCGTCGGCGCCACCGGCAACGTCACCGGAGCCCACCTCCACCTCGAAGTCCGCCAGGGCGGCTCCACGATGGACCCGCTCGCCTGGCTGAACTCCAAGGGCCTCAACGTCTGA
- a CDS encoding sporulation protein produces the protein MSRELREPNEKLGAVLALAGISNAGLARRVNDLGAQRGLTLRYDKTSVARWVSKGMVPQGAAPHLIAAAIGAKLGRPVPLHEIGLADADPAPEVGLAFPRDVGAAVRSATDLYRLDLAGRRGGGGIWQSLAGSFAVSAYATPASRWLISPADSSVAREPGAGPGGSQARDLPTEAPSTGGPSSVPSTASAPPSDVVPRIPETPRVASAPRTAHAPREPGGATKGASALTEAVPQRVGHSDVTKLREAAEDARRWDSKYGGGDWRSSMVPECLRVDAAPLLLGSYTDEVGRALFGATAELTRLAGWMAFDTGQQEAAQRYYIQALRLARAAADVPLGGYVLASMSLQATYRDFPDEGVDLAQAAVERNRGLATARTMSFFRLVEARAHAKAGDPVAAGAALRASEGWLERAREGDADPTWLGFYSYDRFAADAAECYRDLKLPRQVRRFTEQALSRPTEEYVRSHGLRLVVSAVAELESGNLDAACAAGTRAVEVAGRISSARTNEYVRDLLHRLEPYGDEPRVVELRERARPLLVAPA, from the coding sequence ATGTCCAGGGAGCTCCGCGAGCCCAATGAGAAGCTCGGCGCCGTCCTCGCCCTCGCGGGCATCAGCAACGCGGGGCTGGCCCGGCGGGTGAACGACCTCGGCGCACAGCGCGGCCTGACGCTTCGGTACGACAAGACGTCGGTGGCGCGTTGGGTGTCCAAGGGGATGGTGCCGCAGGGCGCCGCCCCGCATCTGATCGCCGCCGCGATCGGGGCGAAGCTGGGGCGGCCGGTGCCGCTGCACGAGATCGGACTGGCGGACGCCGACCCGGCGCCGGAGGTCGGTCTGGCCTTCCCCCGCGACGTGGGGGCGGCGGTGCGGTCGGCCACGGATCTGTACCGGCTCGACCTCGCGGGCCGGCGGGGCGGTGGCGGGATCTGGCAGTCGCTGGCCGGCTCCTTCGCCGTGTCCGCCTACGCGACGCCCGCCTCGCGCTGGCTGATATCCCCCGCCGACAGTTCCGTCGCGCGGGAACCGGGGGCCGGTCCGGGCGGGTCGCAGGCACGGGATCTGCCGACGGAGGCGCCGTCCACCGGGGGCCCGTCGTCCGTCCCGTCCACGGCCTCCGCTCCGCCGTCCGACGTGGTCCCGCGGATCCCGGAGACCCCACGCGTCGCGTCCGCGCCGCGCACCGCGCACGCACCGCGCGAACCGGGCGGTGCGACGAAGGGGGCCTCGGCACTGACGGAGGCGGTCCCGCAGCGCGTGGGCCACAGCGACGTCACCAAGCTGCGCGAGGCCGCCGAGGACGCGCGCCGCTGGGACTCCAAGTACGGAGGCGGTGACTGGCGTTCCTCGATGGTCCCGGAGTGCCTGCGGGTGGACGCGGCGCCGCTGCTGCTCGGCTCGTACACCGACGAGGTGGGGCGGGCGCTGTTCGGTGCCACCGCCGAACTGACCCGGCTGGCCGGGTGGATGGCCTTCGACACCGGTCAGCAGGAGGCGGCCCAGCGCTACTACATCCAGGCGCTGAGGCTCGCCCGGGCCGCCGCGGACGTGCCGCTCGGCGGGTACGTGCTGGCCTCGATGTCCCTCCAGGCGACCTACCGGGACTTCCCGGACGAGGGCGTGGACCTGGCCCAGGCCGCCGTCGAGCGCAACCGCGGCCTCGCGACGGCCCGCACCATGAGCTTCTTCCGCCTCGTCGAGGCCCGGGCGCACGCGAAGGCCGGCGACCCCGTGGCCGCCGGGGCGGCGCTGCGGGCGTCCGAGGGCTGGCTGGAGCGGGCGCGGGAGGGCGACGCGGATCCGACCTGGCTGGGTTTCTACTCGTACGACCGGTTCGCGGCGGATGCGGCGGAATGTTACCGAGACCTCAAACTCCCCCGGCAGGTCCGCCGCTTCACCGAGCAGGCGCTGTCCCGCCCGACCGAGGAGTACGTGCGCTCGCACGGCCTGCGCCTGGTGGTGAGCGCGGTCGCGGAGCTGGAGTCGGGCAACCTCGACGCGGCGTGCGCGGCCGGTACCCGGGCAGTAGAGGTCGCGGGACGGATCTCTTCCGCGCGGACGAACGAGTACGTACGGGACCTGCTGCACCGGCTGGAACCGTACGGGGACGAACCGCGTGTCGTGGAGCTGCGCGAACGGGCCCGGCCGCTGCTGGTCGCCCCCGCGTAG
- the lhgO gene encoding L-2-hydroxyglutarate oxidase, whose product MQYAGVGGVSVGGGVDCDVLVIGGGIVGLSTAHALARLAPGTRVVVLEKEPGPARHQTGRNSGVIHSGIYYRPGSLKARFAVGGAAEMVKFCAEHGIAHEVTGKLIVATERSELPRLHALVQRGRENGIPVRELGPAQISEYEPEVRGLAAIHVGTTGIVDYGQVAAQLAESSGAEIVYGGAVDLISRRSGGVAVRTTSGTVVRARVLVNCAGLQCDRIARLAGDDPGMRIVPFRGEYYDLARPSLVRGLVYPVPDPAFPFLGVHLTRGIGGGVHVGPNAVPALAREGYGWGVVRPRDLADELAWPGSWRMAARHWRYGAGEIRRSLSRRAFTEAVRRLLPAVEASDLVPASAGVRAQAVLRDGTLVDDFLIREAPRTVHVLNAPSPAATASLPIGREVARRALATLHTA is encoded by the coding sequence GTGCAGTATGCAGGGGTGGGAGGTGTCAGCGTGGGCGGCGGCGTGGACTGCGATGTGCTGGTGATCGGCGGCGGAATCGTCGGCCTGTCGACCGCGCATGCCTTGGCGCGGCTGGCCCCGGGGACCCGGGTGGTCGTCCTGGAGAAGGAGCCCGGCCCGGCCCGACACCAGACGGGGCGCAACAGCGGTGTGATCCACAGCGGCATCTACTACCGGCCCGGCTCGCTGAAGGCGCGCTTCGCGGTCGGCGGGGCCGCCGAGATGGTCAAGTTCTGCGCGGAGCACGGGATCGCGCACGAGGTGACGGGCAAGCTGATCGTCGCCACGGAGCGGTCCGAGCTGCCGCGGCTGCACGCGCTGGTCCAGCGGGGCCGGGAGAACGGCATCCCCGTGCGGGAGCTGGGCCCGGCCCAGATCTCGGAGTACGAGCCGGAGGTGCGCGGGCTGGCCGCGATCCATGTCGGCACGACCGGCATCGTGGACTACGGGCAGGTCGCGGCGCAGCTGGCGGAGTCCTCCGGGGCGGAGATCGTCTACGGCGGCGCGGTCGACCTGATCTCGCGACGTTCCGGCGGGGTCGCGGTGCGCACCACGTCGGGCACGGTGGTGCGGGCGCGGGTGCTGGTGAACTGCGCCGGGCTGCAGTGCGACCGCATCGCGCGGCTGGCCGGCGACGACCCGGGGATGCGGATCGTCCCGTTCCGGGGCGAGTACTACGACCTGGCGCGGCCGTCGCTGGTCCGGGGGCTGGTCTATCCGGTGCCGGACCCGGCGTTCCCCTTCCTCGGGGTGCACCTGACCCGGGGCATCGGCGGCGGGGTCCACGTCGGCCCGAACGCGGTGCCGGCGCTCGCGCGGGAGGGGTACGGGTGGGGCGTGGTCCGGCCGCGGGACCTCGCCGACGAGCTCGCCTGGCCGGGGTCGTGGCGGATGGCCGCGCGGCACTGGCGGTACGGCGCGGGCGAGATCCGACGGTCGCTGTCGAGACGGGCGTTCACCGAGGCCGTGCGGCGGCTGCTGCCGGCGGTGGAAGCCTCGGACCTGGTCCCGGCCTCGGCCGGGGTGCGGGCGCAGGCCGTCCTGCGCGACGGAACGCTCGTGGACGACTTCCTGATCCGGGAGGCGCCGCGCACGGTGCACGTCCTCAACGCCCCGTCGCCGGCCGCGACCGCGTCGCTCCCGATCGGGCGCGAGGTGGCCCGGCGCGCCCTGGCCACCCTGCACACGGCCTGA
- a CDS encoding PP2C family protein-serine/threonine phosphatase: protein MVGLGRQGEDAGATGAGGGVSRLVVRVLPAILIALGFVFDLVTPPSFTGSPFFSAAPLIAAPLFSLRTTFLTGLAASLAVVALHLYNGTSGRAESVTELATVVTVSGLALLINRVVRRSGKELASARGIAEAAQRAVLPTPADRIGGLHVAASYEAAQADAFIGGDLYAVQETPYGVRLVVGDVRGKGLAAVEAVAVVLGAFREAAEYEPTLEALARRLERALAREGMRRDSLDAVEGFTTCVLGEVPKDSAVLRLVNRGHPEPLLLHPDGALVVLTPAVRALPLGMGLGALSPDRAEEWPFPQGGTLLLYTDGLTEARDAEGRFYDPAGRLRGRVFPGPDELLDALNSDVRRHTGGGATDDMALLAVGRPAQGQPERRRTVPVVSREDPT from the coding sequence GTGGTGGGGCTGGGCCGGCAGGGCGAGGACGCGGGTGCGACCGGTGCCGGGGGCGGAGTGTCCCGGCTGGTGGTCCGGGTGCTGCCGGCGATCCTGATCGCCCTGGGGTTCGTCTTCGACCTGGTGACGCCGCCGAGTTTCACGGGATCCCCGTTCTTCTCCGCGGCCCCGCTGATCGCGGCGCCGCTGTTCTCGCTGCGCACGACGTTCCTGACGGGCCTGGCCGCCTCCCTCGCAGTCGTCGCCCTGCACCTCTACAACGGCACCAGTGGGCGGGCCGAGTCGGTGACCGAGCTGGCGACGGTGGTCACCGTCTCCGGGTTGGCGCTCCTGATCAACCGCGTCGTACGGCGCAGCGGCAAGGAGCTCGCCTCGGCGCGCGGGATCGCCGAGGCCGCGCAGCGGGCCGTGCTGCCGACGCCCGCCGATCGGATCGGGGGGCTGCACGTCGCGGCCTCGTACGAGGCGGCACAGGCGGACGCCTTCATCGGCGGGGACCTGTATGCCGTCCAGGAGACCCCGTACGGGGTGCGGCTGGTGGTGGGTGACGTGCGCGGCAAGGGGCTGGCCGCGGTGGAGGCCGTCGCGGTGGTGTTGGGCGCCTTCCGGGAGGCGGCGGAGTACGAGCCGACGCTGGAGGCGCTCGCACGGAGGCTGGAGCGCGCGTTGGCCCGGGAGGGGATGCGGCGCGACAGCCTGGACGCGGTGGAGGGGTTCACGACGTGTGTGCTCGGCGAGGTCCCGAAGGATTCCGCGGTGCTGCGGCTCGTCAACCGGGGCCATCCCGAGCCGTTGCTGCTGCATCCCGACGGGGCGCTGGTCGTGCTCACGCCGGCGGTGCGCGCGCTGCCGCTGGGCATGGGCCTGGGCGCGCTCTCGCCCGACCGGGCGGAGGAATGGCCGTTCCCCCAGGGCGGCACGCTGCTGCTGTACACGGACGGGTTGACGGAGGCCCGTGACGCGGAGGGGAGGTTCTACGACCCGGCGGGCCGGCTGCGGGGGAGGGTCTTCCCCGGACCGGACGAACTGCTCGACGCGCTCAACAGCGATGTGCGCCGACACACGGGCGGCGGCGCGACCGACGACATGGCGCTGCTGGCGGTGGGCCGTCCGGCGCAGGGGCAGCCGGAGCGTCGTCGGACGGTTCCGGTGGTCAGTCGTGAGGATCCGACGTGA